AGTAAGTTTTCTTTATTATTGATAAGATGAGAGGAAGCATCCACTTCAATTGATCCAGGCATACCCACACATTGTGTAACGATATTTTTTTGCGGATGATTAGCTGCCATCTCTTCTGAAATTTCACCATTTTTTACTAATTCATTAACTAAGGAATGATCCTCAGTTAATTGAGATAAATTTTGCTCAATCATTGTATAAATACGACTATCGCCGACATGAGCTACAGCAAAATCTTGAGAAAAAATTGCTACAGCTTCAATAGTCGTGCCCATTCCTGCAAACTCTGGGGTCGCTTGGCCCGCTTGGTAAATAGCTGTATTTTCTTCTTGAATGGTTTTGATCAACCATTTTGTCGCCTTTTCACTGTTAGAGACTTTGGACTTTTCCCACTTTTCACCAATTTCATTAACTGCAGTCTTACTAGCAACATCACCAGCTTGGTGGCCGCCCATTCCATCAGCTAATATGGCAAGCGTAAAGTCTTTTTTGTTTTTAAACACCCCAACATAATCTTGGTTAGTTTCTCTTATTTTCCCTACACTGCTTTGAAAACTAATTTCCATTGCTTTCACCTCATCGTTTTTTCCGTAAACAACTTATAAAAAAACCGTCCGTATTGTATTGATGTGGATATATTGTTAACATCTTATTATGTAAACTAGAAGCTAACGACTTACTTATAGGCATATCCATTAATTCAAACTCCGAATGTTTTTGTAAAAATTGTTCAACGACTTGCTGATTTTCCTCAGACAAAATCGTACATGTACTATAAACCAGTATTCCCATTGGTTTCAAAGTGGATGCCACACTTTCTAGAATCTCTAATTGGACTTGTGCCAATTTTTCTAAATCAGCTGGTTTTTTCCCATATTTTATATCTGGCTTACGGCGCATTAACCCTAAACCAGAACAGGGCGCATCAACTAAAATTCGATCAAACGATGCTTCATCAAATGTTTCATTGACTTTTCTAGCATCTAACTTTTCTGGTCTTATTACCTCATCAACTTCCATTCGCTTAGCGTTTTCTTTAATTAACTGAATCTTATGTTCATGTACATCAAGAGCTGTAACTTCCCCTTTTTGCTGCTTTGATAAAAAAGAAGCGATGTGAGTAGTTTTACCACCTGGCGCCGCACAAGCATCCAATACTTGGTGGTGTTTTTCTATTTGTAACATAGGGGCTACTAACATGGAAGTTTCATCTTGAACTGTCAAAAATCCCTTTTTAAACAAGTCGCTTTTTCCAATAAATCCTTTTTCAGCTATAATACCATACTCAGAAATAGTGCTTTCTACAGCTTCAATTCCATTTTCTGCTAAACTTGCTAAGGCATTTTTACGTGAGATTCTATGTGTATCAACTCGTAAACTGACTCGGCTAGGTGAAAATAGCGAATCTCCTAATTGTTTTGTTTGCTCTGTACCGAGCTCTTCTATTAGCTTTTTTGTTAGCCACTTTGGCATACTCATTTGTATAGCTAAACGTTCCGTAGGATCTTTTATAGTAGATGTTTTTGGTAATCCTTGTCGTTTGATATTACGTAAAACACCATTAACAAATTTTCCAATTCCACTATTTCCTCGAATTTTAGCAATTTCCACTGCTTCATTTAACACCGCGTGGTCAGGAACACGATCAAGATAATAAAGTTGATAGATGGATAACTCTAACAGTAACTTGACCCAATTGTTCACTTTTTTGGCTTTTGAAATAAAAGGCTGTAAATAAAATTCAAGCAGTAACTGACGGCTAACAGTACCATAAACAAGTTCAGTCAACAATCGACTGTCTTGTTGGCTAAGTTCTCCTTTATCAATCTCTTCTTTTAAAAGTAAGTTCGAATAAGCACCGCCTTGTTGAATTCTTTCTAGAGCTTGTAGTGCCACGTAACGAACAGACTTTTTTATATCATAACTCATCTTGGCCCACCTGTTGTCCGACAGCTACATTTTTTCCAGCACCATTTAAAAAGTCTGTAACTTCTTGTTTATTTTTCCCAGAAGGTTGCAATTCTTCAATTGCTAACACACTCTGGTTACCACATGCCACCCATAATTGACCTTTTGTTGAGCGGATAATAGTTCCTGGTTTTTCTTCTGTTTTCTCTTCTAATACAGAGACTGACCAAATTTTCCAACGGTTTCCTTGATAAGTTGTATAAGCAATAGGCCAAGGTCTCATTCCTCTTACTTTTTGATCAATTTCTTGGGCTGTTTTTTGCCAATCAATAATTTCTTCTTCTGGTTTAATGTTGGGAGCAAAAGTCACTTGTTGTTCGTCTTGCTCAACAGAAAGAAGTGAACCAGCTAGAATTTGTGGTAATACTTTAAGTAACAAGTCACGACCTACATAGCTTAGCTTTGTAAACATGGTCCCTACATCATCTTCACGTGTAATAGATACAGCTTCTTGTGCATATACACTGCCAGCATCCATCTTTTTAACCATATCCATAATCGAAACACCTGTTTCATCTTCCCCATTAATAATAGCATAATGCACAGGTGCTCCCCCTCTATATTTGGGTAGTAATGAAGCATGAACATTTAACGCTCCGCGAGCTGGAATTTGTAATAATTTTTCTGGTAAAAACTGACCAAACGCAGCAGTAACGATGAGATCAGGTCGCAACTGGGCAATTTCTTCCATCTCTTGAGAACCGCTTATCTTTTCTGGTTGTAAAACTGAAATGCCTAGTTCTAAGGCTTTATTTTTCACAGGAGAGGCGATAATTTTTTTCTTGCGTCCCACCGCGCGATCAGGTTGAGTAACAACTGCTGCTATGTCATAACCAGCAGTTACCAGTCCTTCTAAAATAGGGACAGAAAATTCTGGCGTTCCCATAAATACAATTTTTGTCATTTCTAGGCTCCTTTAGATAAAATTAATAGGTTCATTATCAATAGCTACGTATAAACCTTTTTGTTGCACTTTTTGCGATTCATTAAGTATTTGTTTTAATAATTGAGAAAGCGCAGGCTCTTTTTTATATTTTATGATCATTTGATACTGATAGCGATTCTTTACTCGTGCAATTGCACTAGGTGTCGGTCCTAGAACAATACTTTTTGCACTTAGCCCAGTGTTTATTAGTTGAGCGATTTTAAATATTTGTTTAGCTGCCATCTGTTCTTCTTGATGGCTGCAAGTAATTTTTACAGTAAAATAGTAAGGGGAATAACCGCTTTGATGACGTAAAAACATTTCTTGTTCATAAAAACTTTCGTAATCTTGTTGTTGCGCTAAAACAATAGCGTGATGTTCAGGGTTAAATGTTTGGATCACTACTTCTCCTTGTTTTTCCGCACGTCCTGCACGGCCAGATACTTGAGTTAGTAACTGAAACGTACGTTCGTTTGCCCTAAAATCAGGTAAATTTAAAGCAGTGTCCGCGTTCAATACACCAACCAAAGTAATATTGGGATAATCTAACCCTTTAGCAATCATTTGTGTCCCTAACAAGATATCAGCTTCTTGTGCACCAAACTTCTGTAAAATACGCTCATGTGCTCCCTTACGTCTTGTTGTATCTACGTCCATACGTAAGATACGAGCTTCTGGAAACAATGCTTGCAATTCCTCTTGTACTTTTTGAGTACCCGTTCCATAATAACGGATTTTATTACTGCCACATTCTGGACAATGTTGTGGGATACGTTCTTCATGTCCACAATAATGACAACGCATTGTCTTAGTATCCATATGCAAAGTTAAAGAGATATCACAATTAGGACAGGGCAAAACATACCCACAATCGCGACACATCACAAAAGAAGAGTATCCTCTACGATTTAGCATTAATACAGACTGTTCTTTTTTTGCCAGACGGTCGGCGATTTTTTCTTGTAAGTCCTCAGAGAAGTTGCTTGTGTTTTTTCTTTCGTACTCTTCTTTTAAATCAACCACTTCTATACTTGGTAAATTGGCAGCTGGATCTGCTCGTTTACGTAATAAAAGTAACTGGTAAATATTTTTTTGTGCACGAGCACGCGATTCTAATGATGGCGTAGCACTACCAAGCACCACGGGACAATGATGATACTCTCCGCGCCAGATGGCTAAGTCTCTGGCATGGTAACGAGGTGCTTCATCTTGTTTATAGGAAGTTTCATGTTCTTCGTCGACAATAATAACACCAATATTTTCTAAAGGAGCGAAAATAGCCGAACGTGCTCCTACAACTACTTGTGCTTCGCCTCGTTCGATCTTGCGCCATTCATCATAACGTTCACCCTGACTTAAGCCACTGTGAAGCACTGCCACAGCATCTCCTAGACGGCTTTTAAAACGTTCCACCATTTGGGGTGTCAACGCAATTTCTGGCACCAACATAATGGCTGTCTTTTGCTTAGCCATAACAGCCGCAATGGTTTGCAAATAAATTTCTGTTTTACCACTGCCGGTAATCCCTTCTAATAAAAAAACATCATTTTTAGCTTTATTCTCAGACGTAAGCACCAAATTTACCGCCTGTTGCTGTTCTTCATTTAACGTTAAAGCGGTTGTTTTTTTAAAAGTTCTTCCTTGGTAAGGATCACGATAAGCCTCAACATCTTCAAAACTTAACCAGCCCCTTTTTTCCCCTTCTTTTAAGACAGTAGAAGGAACCCCTTGCTTTGTATAAAAAGCGGTTGGTTGATGATCATTTTTTCTTAACAGTTCAAATAATTGTTTTTGTCGAGAGGCTTGTTTATTAATTTTCTGGTAGAACTCTTCTGTATTATTAGTCGTTAGTTGGCTATTCACATAGCGAATTTTTTTTACCTTATTTTTATTTTTTACTACGTAACGAAGCTCCACAATATTTTCTTTACGAAGCTTTTTTAATTGGTTTAATATCCCCTTTTTTTCAGCTTCTTGCCAGTCCATTTCATCCCCTTGGGGAAAATATTCATCTTTTACTGGATGCCTCGGGTCTTTAAGCACAATTTTTTTCTGATATTCAGCTTTCATTACACTAGGTAACATTGTTTGCAGACAAGTAATTTTAAAAGCATAAGTTGTCTCTTTCATATAATCTGCTAAAGCTAGCAATTCTTGATTTAAAACAGGAGACAAATCTAACAAACGAATAATATATTTAAGTTTTTCCGGGTATTTACTCGTTTGTTTCAAATCAGTCACAAATCCTTGTATATGCCGGTTCCCACCACCAAAAGGTACTTCTACTCGCATTCCCACTTCAATGACGTCTGTTAGGGATTCGGGAACAATATAGGTAAAAGGCTGATCTGTTTGCATGGTAGGTACATCTACGATAACCTCGGCAAATAATGTCATGACGATTTCTCCTTTCTGACTCATTTTACTAAAAATACAAGTGTTTGTCTTTACTATCTAAGAAAATTAAATTTTCACAGCCTTATGTCTATATTTAATTAACTATTTCTAAAGAAAAATCGTTGAACAATTCTTTTGTCCAACGATTCATAGATTAAACACCGTTATTATCTTCACGGATGCGATCTTCTAAATTTTTTTGTTCTTGTTGTTTTTGCGCTTGTTTTTCTTCTTGTTCCATTTGTAATCTAGCTCGTTTTAATTCGGGGTTAGGATCATTTACCACTGTTTGTGCATCAATTTCTTCTAGGGCTTTACCAACATTTTTTACTGAATCAAAATTGTCTAACGTTGGATTTGCACCAGCATCTAACTCATGTGCACGTTTACTAGCTAATAGCACCAATGAATATTTGGAATTAACCGATTCTAGTAACGAATCGATAGAAGGTTTTAACATCATATTATTACAACTCCTCTAACATTTTTCTATACTTTCCAATTACGCGTTCCACTCGAAAGTGTTCGCTTGAAATAATATTTTTAATTCTTTCGACTGCTTTAGGTACTTCATCATTAACAACGGCGTAATCATAAGATGCCATCATTTCAATTTCTTCGCGAGCAACTTTCATGCGCTCATCAATTTTATCTTCTGAATCTGTTCCACGACCGGTGATTCGCATACGTAATTCCGCCAAATCTGGTGGTGTTAAAAAAATAAATACGCCATCTGGCACTTTTTCTTTTACTTGTAAAGCACCTTGAACCTCAATTTCTAAAAACACGTCTTTTCCCTTATCCAATGTTTTTTGAACGTAAGGTAATGGAGTTCCATAATAGTTTCCCACATATTCAGCATACTCCAACATTTGGCCTTTTCGTATCATTTGTTCAAATTCTTCTTTTGAGCGAAAATAATAATCTTCCCCTTCGATCTCTCCGATTCGCTGTTTGCGAGTTGTCATTGAAACCGAATATTGAAAATCATTGTCTTCACTATCAAATATTGCTTTGCGAACTGTTCCTTTTCCTACACCGGAAGGGCCGGATAAAACAATCAATAATCCCCGCTCTGTCATAATGACGTCCTTTCCCTCTTGTACTTGTTTAACGTCTATTTTGCACTTTTTTTCAGTAACTTTCAAGAATAACTTTATTGTAACGGGTAATAGCACCAAATCTAGTTTAACACTTCTAGAGACTTAATTCATTGTTTACAAAAATATTTTTCTACTTACATTGCACTTACAGCTTGTTTAAGAGCTTCAAATTCTTCATTACTTAAGGTTAAGCCTTTTCCCATTTTTTCATGTTCTGGGCTCCAATCACGCAAATCAAATTTTGGGGGCCGCCCATTCCAACTAACAAGGTTTAATTCCTTACGCCAACCTTTCGCGTTTTCTGATAAAACAGCTATTTCTTCTAAAATTTCATATGAAAAATCTTTTGCCATTTATTTCCCCTCTTTTTGTTTATTCATTCTTCATTATTAATTACGCATTTTTCTTCAGTTTCATTTTTTAAAAAATGAAAAAATTTAGCTGCAATAAATAAAACCTCTGTTTGCTCAATAAACCATTTAGATAAGTGCATATCTTTTTCTAAAAGTGCATCAAGAAATAAGAATTGATTCTTTTTTGAAAGAAAAAAGTAATCTTTATAATATAGTTCAACCCACTCATTAAAAGAACGCACAAGTTCAGGCGGAAACGAAAGTTCTGTTTTTTTCTTCATAAAAGCATTTAAAAATTGTTCTTTAGTATAAGACCGATCAGCAGGAAGTCTTAAAATACGCCCGATAAGTTCGACAAATGCTTCCCCAACTTGTTCTAAGGAAACTTTTTTGCCGTGATATTTATAAAACTTCTGCCAAAAGTTACTCTTTTTTAACAAAGCAAATTCTTGAGCAGATAAGCTCATAATAAATGCTTGCCAATTTGTTTGCCAATCCGTCATATTGCTAAAAGTATACCAAAAACCAGTATACTTCCCAAAATATTTTAACATTTCCAAATAGCCTAACCGTTCGTTTACTTTAGAACGTTTGCTATCAAAAATTAGAAAACTACCTAAAGGCCAAGGAGAACGTAATTGAACATTGACGACATTTTCAGGTAGGCTGATCTTTTTACGGACTCCAGGCCCTTTTGCATCAATACAGATACATTCTTTTGCTCCTTTAGACAAAGCTACATCTAATGGAAAATCATTACGGTAACCCCCATCAACATAATCTTCTCCTTGAATTCGTACAGGCTGCATCGCTGGAAAAAAAGCAGCAGAAGCCGTCAACCACTTCCAAGACTGTTTTATCGAATGAATAGCGACAACTTTTTCCTTTAGCCCTTTTAAACGCGTGGTACATATATAAAATTTAATAGAGGAAGTTTTTAATTTAGCTTCATCTAATGTTTGTACCATTAACTTTTGAAGTGGTAAAGTACTAACGCCTTTTTCTTTCATTGCTGTTTTACTAAGCGAACGAAGCTGACGAGTTAACTGCTTAAAAGAATAGTTTGTAGCAGCAGCTTGAGGAAAAGCTAAAATTTGTTCTGTACTAATTTTATACCAAAGTTGCTGTGCCTTTGTCTCATCATTCATCATAATAAGCGCTGCATTTAAGGTACCTACTGAGGTACTAGTAATCATTTCAAAAGAAATCCCTAGTTCTTTTAAAGCTCGCCAAGCTCCAATTTGATAAGCTCCTCTGGCACCACCACCACTTAAAACAAGGGCTGTGTGATAAGACAATTCTTTAGAAAAACCGTGCTCGTCTTGTTGGTAACCTTGCGAAGTTAGCCAAGGAAATAAAACGCCTTTAGTAAAAAACGAAAAAGTTATTTTAGAAACAAAGTAACTACGAGCAAATTTTTCAATAATTTGTAAAATAAAAAGCCAAGTAACCTTCTCAGAACCTTTATACAATAAATTTTCGACTTCTAGACGTTGGTTTTTCCACTTTATGCTAAAAAGAACGATCCAGTTGCCTGTTTTTATATACCAACAATTTTGGTTATAAACCGCCTCTTTCATTTTTTCCTTAGCTTCAGAATGAGTGGAATAGAAAGGAAAAATTAATTTTGTACGTGTTAAAAGAATAGGGTTTTTATTAAGAATCGAAGCGTATAATTTTTTTATCTCCATATTAAAATCCTCTCTTAAAAAGAATAAGAGGCTCCCATTAAAACAGCATCTCAAAGTTTAAATAAAAAACACAATATATTACTTAGTGTAATAAACACTTAAAAGAAACGAAACAAGCATTTTATAAAAAATTATTGTAAAATGTAATTAGAGAAAGTAGGAAAAAGGGGGGTTTTTCAAGATGGCAGATTTTATTTATGTACTTATTGACAACATCAGTAACGCTGTTTTGACCCGAGGTTTTTCTACCGCTGATTTCCATCAAGCAATCGTTCATTACCCGAAAAACTTATTATTATTAGATCCTTCTAGTGAATTAGGGGAGTACGAAAACCATACCGCAATGAAAGTCATCCGCGGCAGTAAAGCCGTTGAAAATTATTTTCAAATAGTAAACAAGAAACGAACCACTGATACGAATAAATGGATTGATTTCACCGATCCTATGATGTTAAAAGAACTAAGTCCTATAGAGATTTCTGAACTGTTATACTTTGGTCATATGAAGACTCATCTTCATTCGCCATTTTTTTATAAACTACAAAATAACTTTGCTTATTTTGATTTACAAGATAGTTTATCGCGTGTTTATTATCGTTATTTAGATGAATTTTATCAAGTTTTGGCCCAAAAAATCACTCACATCATTACAGAAATTTTAAACGCTCGGCGCTCTCCTTTTCGAAAGGATCACCCCGTTGAAACTTTACCACTCAATATAGTTAAAAAGTTGAGCGAATTAATGAAGGCTGGCGTCCTTTTTTCATTTAAACAAACAGAGTTTCAAAATAAAAAATATCAAATCCCTTTATTTTTAGTCGAAGACACTCGGATTCGAATGGGCGAGCCTAGCTTTAAAAATGATGCATTTATTGGAAATCTAACTTATTATTCTAGTAAAAAAACATGGGGGCTTGATGTTGATCAAGACGATTTAGACTTAGGAGCCCTATCAAACATACCCTTATCATAACATAAAAAGGCAAAGAATATGATGTTCTTCGTCTTTTTATTATGCCTAAAAGCCTTCTTTTACTGTAATATTTTTACTTAATTTTGCCCAATGATTCGTTGGCCCATGTCCAGAGCCTACAATAATTTGCTCTTCTATAGCACCTTGAATAAATGCCTTAGCTGTAAAAACTGCTTCTTTAAACGGTTTTTTCTTAGCCAATTCTGCTGTTATACAAGAAGAAAACGTATCTCCAGTACCATGGGTATTTTTTGACTGAATACGAGGTGCACTCAATTGAAAAATAGAACTGTCTTCCATTAATACAAAATCTGTGGCTTCTTTCCCTTCTAAATGCCCACCTTTGATAATAACGTTTTTTGCTCCCATTTCTTGTAAAGTGGTAGCCGCTTTTTTTACCTCTTGTTTTGTTTTTATTTTTAAACCTGTTAATACTTCAGCTTCCGGTAAATTCGGAGTTAGTACGTAAGTTTGAGGTAAAAGTTCTTTTTTTATTGTTTGTATTGCCTCTTCTTTCAATAAAGAATGTCCACCTTTTGCTATCATAACAGGGTCTACCGTTAAAGGTCCGAATGAATGTTTTTGATAACAATCAGCAACGGTTTGTACGTGTTCTTGATCATATAACATCCCAGTTTTTGCCGCGTGAATATGAAAATCATCGGCTAAAGAAGCAAACTGAGCCTCGATAAAAGAGCGAGGCACAGGTAAACTTTGCTGAACTCCTTTAGTGTTTTGAGCTGTTAATGCAACGAAAATACTTGTTCCAAAAACTTCTCTAGCTTGAAACGTTTTTAGATCAGCTTGCACACCTGCGCCTCCGCCCGAATCTGAACCTGCAATGGTGACTGTTTGTGGTACTTGGCCTCTCATTTATTTTCCCTCCAATTGAGCAAATTCTTTTTTCATTTGGCGGACTTTTTTCCCAATATCGCTAGCTTTCATAATTTCACTCACCACAGCTACCCCATCGATACCAATATGATCAAACGATTTAATTCGTTCTTCCGTAATACCCCCAATAGCAACTACTGGAATTCTTACTTGTTGAGTCACTTGTTTCAGCGTCTTTAAAGAAGTGGATTGTGCTTTTTCCTTGGTTGCTGTTGGAAATACCGCGCCAACACCTAGGTAATCCGCCCCATTTTTTTGTTCTTCTTTTGCCTGTAAGACACTTTTAACCGATCTTCCAAGAATTTTATTACCTATAAGAGACCGTGTTACTCCAGTTGGTAGCTCGTCGTCACCGATGTGTACCCCGGCAGCATCAACCGCTAGACATATATCGACACGATCATTAATAATTAATGGAATTTGATAACGATCTGTCACTTTTTTTACTTT
This region of Tetragenococcus osmophilus genomic DNA includes:
- a CDS encoding Stp1/IreP family PP2C-type Ser/Thr phosphatase, whose protein sequence is MEISFQSSVGKIRETNQDYVGVFKNKKDFTLAILADGMGGHQAGDVASKTAVNEIGEKWEKSKVSNSEKATKWLIKTIQEENTAIYQAGQATPEFAGMGTTIEAVAIFSQDFAVAHVGDSRIYTMIEQNLSQLTEDHSLVNELVKNGEISEEMAANHPQKNIVTQCVGMPGSIEVDASSHLINNKENLLLCSDGLTNMVSEEEITRLILSSSGAEEATEKMIDAANKHGGVDNITVLLIDFGGEADA
- the rsmB gene encoding 16S rRNA (cytosine(967)-C(5))-methyltransferase RsmB, whose translation is MSYDIKKSVRYVALQALERIQQGGAYSNLLLKEEIDKGELSQQDSRLLTELVYGTVSRQLLLEFYLQPFISKAKKVNNWVKLLLELSIYQLYYLDRVPDHAVLNEAVEIAKIRGNSGIGKFVNGVLRNIKRQGLPKTSTIKDPTERLAIQMSMPKWLTKKLIEELGTEQTKQLGDSLFSPSRVSLRVDTHRISRKNALASLAENGIEAVESTISEYGIIAEKGFIGKSDLFKKGFLTVQDETSMLVAPMLQIEKHHQVLDACAAPGGKTTHIASFLSKQQKGEVTALDVHEHKIQLIKENAKRMEVDEVIRPEKLDARKVNETFDEASFDRILVDAPCSGLGLMRRKPDIKYGKKPADLEKLAQVQLEILESVASTLKPMGILVYSTCTILSEENQQVVEQFLQKHSEFELMDMPISKSLASSLHNKMLTIYPHQYNTDGFFISCLRKKR
- the fmt gene encoding methionyl-tRNA formyltransferase — translated: MTKIVFMGTPEFSVPILEGLVTAGYDIAAVVTQPDRAVGRKKKIIASPVKNKALELGISVLQPEKISGSQEMEEIAQLRPDLIVTAAFGQFLPEKLLQIPARGALNVHASLLPKYRGGAPVHYAIINGEDETGVSIMDMVKKMDAGSVYAQEAVSITREDDVGTMFTKLSYVGRDLLLKVLPQILAGSLLSVEQDEQQVTFAPNIKPEEEIIDWQKTAQEIDQKVRGMRPWPIAYTTYQGNRWKIWSVSVLEEKTEEKPGTIIRSTKGQLWVACGNQSVLAIEELQPSGKNKQEVTDFLNGAGKNVAVGQQVGQDEL
- the priA gene encoding primosomal protein N'; this translates as MTLFAEVIVDVPTMQTDQPFTYIVPESLTDVIEVGMRVEVPFGGGNRHIQGFVTDLKQTSKYPEKLKYIIRLLDLSPVLNQELLALADYMKETTYAFKITCLQTMLPSVMKAEYQKKIVLKDPRHPVKDEYFPQGDEMDWQEAEKKGILNQLKKLRKENIVELRYVVKNKNKVKKIRYVNSQLTTNNTEEFYQKINKQASRQKQLFELLRKNDHQPTAFYTKQGVPSTVLKEGEKRGWLSFEDVEAYRDPYQGRTFKKTTALTLNEEQQQAVNLVLTSENKAKNDVFLLEGITGSGKTEIYLQTIAAVMAKQKTAIMLVPEIALTPQMVERFKSRLGDAVAVLHSGLSQGERYDEWRKIERGEAQVVVGARSAIFAPLENIGVIIVDEEHETSYKQDEAPRYHARDLAIWRGEYHHCPVVLGSATPSLESRARAQKNIYQLLLLRKRADPAANLPSIEVVDLKEEYERKNTSNFSEDLQEKIADRLAKKEQSVLMLNRRGYSSFVMCRDCGYVLPCPNCDISLTLHMDTKTMRCHYCGHEERIPQHCPECGSNKIRYYGTGTQKVQEELQALFPEARILRMDVDTTRRKGAHERILQKFGAQEADILLGTQMIAKGLDYPNITLVGVLNADTALNLPDFRANERTFQLLTQVSGRAGRAEKQGEVVIQTFNPEHHAIVLAQQQDYESFYEQEMFLRHQSGYSPYYFTVKITCSHQEEQMAAKQIFKIAQLINTGLSAKSIVLGPTPSAIARVKNRYQYQMIIKYKKEPALSQLLKQILNESQKVQQKGLYVAIDNEPINFI
- the rpoZ gene encoding DNA-directed RNA polymerase subunit omega, whose amino-acid sequence is MMLKPSIDSLLESVNSKYSLVLLASKRAHELDAGANPTLDNFDSVKNVGKALEEIDAQTVVNDPNPELKRARLQMEQEEKQAQKQQEQKNLEDRIREDNNGV
- the gmk gene encoding guanylate kinase gives rise to the protein MTERGLLIVLSGPSGVGKGTVRKAIFDSEDNDFQYSVSMTTRKQRIGEIEGEDYYFRSKEEFEQMIRKGQMLEYAEYVGNYYGTPLPYVQKTLDKGKDVFLEIEVQGALQVKEKVPDGVFIFLTPPDLAELRMRITGRGTDSEDKIDERMKVAREEIEMMASYDYAVVNDEVPKAVERIKNIISSEHFRVERVIGKYRKMLEEL
- a CDS encoding YdbC family protein, giving the protein MAKDFSYEILEEIAVLSENAKGWRKELNLVSWNGRPPKFDLRDWSPEHEKMGKGLTLSNEEFEALKQAVSAM
- a CDS encoding patatin-like phospholipase family protein; translated protein: MEIKKLYASILNKNPILLTRTKLIFPFYSTHSEAKEKMKEAVYNQNCWYIKTGNWIVLFSIKWKNQRLEVENLLYKGSEKVTWLFILQIIEKFARSYFVSKITFSFFTKGVLFPWLTSQGYQQDEHGFSKELSYHTALVLSGGGARGAYQIGAWRALKELGISFEMITSTSVGTLNAALIMMNDETKAQQLWYKISTEQILAFPQAAATNYSFKQLTRQLRSLSKTAMKEKGVSTLPLQKLMVQTLDEAKLKTSSIKFYICTTRLKGLKEKVVAIHSIKQSWKWLTASAAFFPAMQPVRIQGEDYVDGGYRNDFPLDVALSKGAKECICIDAKGPGVRKKISLPENVVNVQLRSPWPLGSFLIFDSKRSKVNERLGYLEMLKYFGKYTGFWYTFSNMTDWQTNWQAFIMSLSAQEFALLKKSNFWQKFYKYHGKKVSLEQVGEAFVELIGRILRLPADRSYTKEQFLNAFMKKKTELSFPPELVRSFNEWVELYYKDYFFLSKKNQFLFLDALLEKDMHLSKWFIEQTEVLFIAAKFFHFLKNETEEKCVINNEE
- the thiD gene encoding bifunctional hydroxymethylpyrimidine kinase/phosphomethylpyrimidine kinase, whose amino-acid sequence is MRGQVPQTVTIAGSDSGGGAGVQADLKTFQAREVFGTSIFVALTAQNTKGVQQSLPVPRSFIEAQFASLADDFHIHAAKTGMLYDQEHVQTVADCYQKHSFGPLTVDPVMIAKGGHSLLKEEAIQTIKKELLPQTYVLTPNLPEAEVLTGLKIKTKQEVKKAATTLQEMGAKNVIIKGGHLEGKEATDFVLMEDSSIFQLSAPRIQSKNTHGTGDTFSSCITAELAKKKPFKEAVFTAKAFIQGAIEEQIIVGSGHGPTNHWAKLSKNITVKEGF
- the thiE gene encoding thiamine phosphate synthase, with amino-acid sequence MRTDMSLYLVTARYGENDEEFLEKIEEACKNGVSMVQLREKEITTFAYYELANKVKKVTDRYQIPLIINDRVDICLAVDAAGVHIGDDELPTGVTRSLIGNKILGRSVKSVLQAKEEQKNGADYLGVGAVFPTATKEKAQSTSLKTLKQVTQQVRIPVVAIGGITEERIKSFDHIGIDGVAVVSEIMKASDIGKKVRQMKKEFAQLEGK